In Primulina eburnea isolate SZY01 chromosome 14, ASM2296580v1, whole genome shotgun sequence, the following proteins share a genomic window:
- the LOC140811240 gene encoding uncharacterized protein, producing MGRASTLRKEERWEHEDVYRLPRIEQGKAKVVADALSRKVAVIAQLSVQRPLQSEIQRFGLEIYPKGRAPRLSNLTVKSNLLDRIRRGQSSDEQLQKWRLNDEAKVIVLYTVSDGIVRYRGRMWVPNVDSIREDILSETHESPYSIHPGELYIRVIIRLHGIPVSIVSDRDPRFTSPF from the exons ATGGGACGCGCCAGTACTcttcgtaaagaagaaagatgggagcatgaggatGTGTACCGATTACcgagaattgaacaag gaaaaGCTAAAGTcgtggcagatgccttgagccgAAAGGTTGCAGTCATAGCACAGTTGTCAgtacagagacctcttcagtctgagattcagaggtttggtttAGAGATTTATCCCAAGGGCAGAGCCCCcagactgtctaatctgacagtcaagtctaatttgctagaccgtatccgtCGGGGACAGTCTTCAGACGAACAgttgcagaaatggagactgaatgATGAAGCCAAGGTCATTGTACTCTACACAGTttcagatggtattgtgagatacagaggtagaatgtgggtgcctaatgTTGATTCAATCAGAGAGGATATCCTATCAGAGACACATGAATCTCCATATTCCatccacccaggag AGCTCTATATCAGGGTGATAATTCGTTTGCATGGAATCCCAGTTTccattgtgtccgacagggacccgagatttACTTCGCCCTTCTAG